The proteins below come from a single Dermatophagoides farinae isolate YC_2012a chromosome 7, ASM2471394v1, whole genome shotgun sequence genomic window:
- the LOC142597672 gene encoding RCC1 and BTB domain-containing protein 2-like — MTKDATYAYGKQICSWLSLKHIYSKPQRISRLNYKKIVQVDYGRHFVAILTDEGQVFLASDVKSEWNTNETLRLINKGNICFKMIACGQWHLLLLRQDGHVFAMGYNSYGQITGNEKSSYESMIHIDNLENVELIVCGRFQSLSITNNGEIYSWGLNEFGQLGLGDEKNRNTPCLIPFPNGDSTRIKDIVAGMNHSLFLFENGQLWGCGSNNNGEIGLGYHFKRSKLTKIPIENVQQIACSKFHNFSLAYDGLSYYAWGKNGNWSSPKKLNYHPTSFASASTMILSSPLTFGLTSTIHVFGSHDSISYKSILQLFDNQDSYDVEFLIYRKRIKACKCYLKSVSEYYRRMFSGNWSENNQVTIDDYSYETYYAYLLMLHTGKIHINRQNITELVDLANCYGDESLMKYCETFIRNDLDEQTMTTYLSLINKHEMKELYDKLSHITIEQVLPEIADSIRQNNENSIEFLNWFYNQRRPLISK, encoded by the coding sequence atgaccAAAGATGCAACATATGCATATGGTAAACAAATATGCTCATGGTTATCGTTGAAACATATTTATAGCAAACCACAACGGATATCACGTTTAAATTATAAGAAAATTGTTCAAGTAGATTATGGACGTCATTTTGTTGCCATTCTAACTGATGAAGGACAAGTATTCCTGGCCAGCGATGTTAAATCTGAATGGAATACGAATGAAACATTACGATTAATCAACAAGGGTAATATTTGTTTCAAGATGATTGCTTGTGGACAGTGGCATTTATTATTGCTACGACAAGATGGTCATGTTTTCGCTATGGGTTATAATAGTTATGGTCAAATAACtggtaatgaaaaatcatcatatgaaagTATGATCCACATTGATAACCTAGAAAATGTCGAGCTCATAGTTTGTGGACGGTTTCAAAGTTTATCAATAACCAATAATGGAGAGATTTATTCCTGGGGCCTTAATGAATTTGGTCAATTAGGTCTTGGggatgaaaaaaaccgaaacacCCCATGTCTTATTCCATTTCCAAATGGTGATTCAACACGAATCAAAGATATTGTGGCTGGcatgaatcattcattatttttattcgaaaatgGTCAGCTTTGGGGGTGTGGTTCTAATAACAATGGTGAAATTGGTCTTGGTTATCATTTTAAACGATCAAAGTTGACAAAAATACCGATTGAAAATGTACAACAAATTGCATGTTCAAAATTTCACAACTTTTCATTGGCATATGATGGATTATCGTATTATGCATGGGGCAAAAATGGCAACTGGTCATCAcctaaaaaattgaattatcatcCGACATCATTCGCTTCTGCGTCGACAATGATTCTATCATCACCACTCACATTTGGTCTCACATCAACAATCCATGTATTCGGATCACATGATTCGATATCGTACAAATCAATCCTCCAATTATTCGATAATCAAGATAGTTATGATGtggaatttttaatttacaGAAAACGTATCAAGGCATGCAAATGTTATCTAAAATCTGTATCGGAATATTATCGACGAATGTTTTCCGGTAATTGGAGTGAAAATAATCAAGTAACCATCGACGATTATTCATATGAAACATATTATGCCTACTTGCTTATGTTACATACGGGTAAAATTCATATTAACCGTCAAAACATAACCGAACTTGTTGATCTGGCCAATTGTTATGGTGATGAAAgtttgatgaaatattgtGAAACATTCATACGGAATGATTTGGATGAACAAACTATGACCACATATCTTTCATTAATTAACAAACACGAAATGAAGGAATTGTACGATAAGCTAAGTCATATTACTATCGAACAAGTGTTACCCGAAATCGCCGACAGTATTAGgcaaaacaatgaaaattctattgAATTTCTCAATTGGTTTTACAATCAACGACGACCActcatttcaaaataa